The Bdellovibrio sp. GT3 genome contains the following window.
GATCTCTGTTCTGTAAATAGGAGACTCACCCATCACTTCACCCGTTGCAGACGTTGCGACGAGTTTCCAAAAGTGTCGGCCAAATGGCAGGGACGCAGTCAAGGAACTGTCGCCTGCAGTGGCGATTGCATAAACTTTCAAATTACGACGGTTTGAACCTGTCCATAAAGAGACTTGCGCGTCTGCCGGAAAGCCAGTCCATTTAAATGGAATCGGTTGCAGATCGTCGGCATTCATTGCCACAGGTTTGTTTAAACTTGGAGCAAGAATTTTCACCAGATTCTTATCGAACTGCAAACCCGTGGCACCCAAGGCACCCACGCTTCCAGTTGAGATCTCTGTGTTCTTGCCATCTTTGGATTTTACAGAAGCCTTACCTTCAAGGACTTGGACATCGACGGAGTTGCCAGCGCCTTTGGAAAGAGAGGCGGAAGCCTGACTCAAATCGACTTTACCATTGGCGGAGTTCAATACCAACCCAGGAGCATTGGCATCACCAGCACCGGCTTTGGCATTGACGAAAAGACTACCTTCCATCAAATCAAGGGCGATTTCACCCTGGGATTTTTTAATAACGATCAGTGATTCGGGTTCCAAATCCAAATAGCGGTCAGAATCAGTAAATTGAATTCGCACTTCGCCTCGGTCAGAGGTACGAATGGCTTCGCCATCATAAAGAGGTTCGCCGGTGTTCACCAATTGCCACAATAGACGTGTGGCTTGTCGACGTTGGATGTCATCGACGACCTTTCCAACATATGCCAGTGGCTTTTCATTGCTATGAGATTTTTGTAGCGTGTCAGTGGTTTGATACCAAACCCAAGTCAGCGCAAAAACAGATGATGAGCTGATTGCAGCTATCGCGAGTCTCTTCCATTGATTTTTCATCTGTTTCCTCCTCATCCTTTTTTCGGAAAATTTCTCGATTTTTTGTAGGGGGCCAAAAGACTTGGATTGTGACTGGAAAATGGTCTAGTATATTGCACATGGATCATAAAAAGAACTACATCACCCCTGAAGGTCTGGCCAAACTCCGCGAAGAGTATCAAACACTGATGCATGGAGAGCGTCCCAAGATTGTTGAAATTGTTCAGTGGGCAGCGAGCAATGGCGATCGCTCGGAAAATGCAGACTATCAGTATGGTAAAAAGCGCCTGCGCGAAATTGACCGTCGCGTGCATTTTCTGACGAAAAGAATTGAGGATGCGGAAGTAGTGGATCCCAAACTTATGAAAGGGGAAACCGTTCTCTTTAGCGCGACTGTTACTTTGATGACGGAAGACGGCGGTGAATTGGTTTACCAAATCGTAGGTGAGGATGAGTTTGATCCTAAAGTCGGCAAGATTTCCTGGAAATCGCCCGTGGCAAAATCATTGCTCGGGAAAAAATTAGGGGATGAAGTGAAACTGATGAAGCCTTCTGGAGACGAATTTGTGACCATTGAAGGTGTGGAGTACAAATAGCCTTCATTTTTGTGTCTCAGCAAATGAACATGAGCCTTTGTTTGTTTGGCGATGAATTTTTTTGTCATCCTTTTTAAACCGAAGACGTGTACAATTTTGACTATGCAGAAGTTAGAGTTACGCGCATGTGAAGCGCCTTTCTGGGCCCAGAGTGGCCACGCACAAACTTTGTGGGCGCATTTTTTAAAATCTCCCATTCTTGAAGATCAAGGTCTCAGCTTTGAGATAAGTCTTCCGGATGGGGATCAACTCTTTTGTTATTATTATCCTGGGCGTACCGACACTGTTATCAGCTTGTATCATGGCCTTTCCGGAGACATGCACGCAGACTACATGCAAAGAACGGCGATTCTTTGCCGGCAAATGGGGCACACCGTAGTATTGGTGAATCATCGCGGAGCGGGCCCTGGGATTTCAGCAGCTCGACATCCCTACCATTCGGGCCGTGCAGAGGATGTGTCTGAAGTTGTTAAAGCTCTTCGTCAGAAATTTCCCAAGAAAAAGCAAATTGCCGTGGGCTATTCCATGAGTGGTTGTATTGTGCTGTGCCTGGGAGGCGGTTTTCGCGGTGAACATAAGCCCGATGGAATCATCACGGTCAATGCTCCGCTAAATTTGGGTCGTGGTGCACGCACTTTGGGAAGTGGCTTTAATAGAATTTACGATGTGCGATTTGTTCATCGTCTGCGACAAAATATTGATTTCAAATACCGTGCGGGTCTCATTGATCAGGCTTATCAAATTCCCTGGTGGGCGACGATTTATGATCTGGATCAAATATACACTGCGCCTGCCGCGGGGTTCAGGGATCGCGAAGATTATTATGACAGCTGTTCAGCGATGCACTATCTGCACAATGTGGATGTGCCCACATATATGCTGACTGCGGCGGATGATCCATTTGTGATTGTTCAGGATTATTTGGACGCGCGAATTCCTGCCAATGTTTCACTTCATATAGAAAGTCATGGCGGGCACTTGGGTTATCTAACCAAAAATAAAACTTCATTGGGCAGTCATCGCTGGCTTGATTACTACCTGGGCGAGGCCATTCAGAAAATGTCCCTGGAGTTTACTGCCGGTTCATAAGGACGGCATCCTTTAGCAGGTGCCAGCGCTCGCCCCACACATGGTAAGATCGTGATGTTTTGCCGGAGTCATAAACGGGGATTTCAATAATACTCAAAGTTTGCAGGCGTACACTGTGGTGCAGTGCCGGGGTCAAATACCAGCCACGCATTTTTTGCAAGGGCAGTTCCCCACGGATTTTCAGCCAGGCCGATTTTTTGATGGCAATCACTTCACACAATGGATCTTGCAGTGAGTGGTTGTACTTGTCGCGCAGGATGTTGTTGAAAAGGAGTTCTGTTTTGGCACGGCGGCTGACAGCTTGTAAGAAGGGATTTTCTTTTTTCCGATAGCGGTCGCCCCAGCACACGTCGATCTTTTCTTCGGCGACCAGGTGTTGCCAAAGTTTGAAGACATCACCGAACGGCGAGGCTAATTCTGAATCCAGAATCATGACGTAAGGCGCTTGAGCCAGGTCCATCCCCTGATAGAGGCTGAGGGCTCGTCCCTTTTTTTTGTCGTTGCGGTGAATCACCAGCAATTCGTTGTCCCCCGAGGAGTCAGCCTGTTCACGCAAAATATCGAATGAACGATCAGCCCCTTGTTCCACCAATGCAATCAATTCGTACCTCATGGGAAATTTTTGAAAGAACGAGCGTAAATCCTGAATAAAGGACGGGATAATTTCCGCGTCTTTGTTCAGATATACCAAGAGAGAGCAGTGAGGGGTTGACACCGAGGATTCCATCTTTACGATTAATACCAATGAAATCTTTGCGCGTCACTCAAATCCAGAAATACGTTATTTGGCTTGTCATTCTTCTTTTGGCGATCCTGACCCGTTTTTATATGTTGACCAATAAACCGTTGCACTTTGATGAAGGCATCAATGGTTGGTTTGTTTTGCAGATGAAGACCATGGGGTTCTATAAGTATGACCCCACGAATTACCACGGGCCTTTGTATTTCTACCTTTTGCGCGGATTCACAGCGCTTTGGGGTCACAGTGTCGAAGTGTTAAGAGCTCTGCCCTCCGTTTTTTCCGTGTTCGCTGTCATGTTGTTCACGTTTCATTTGATCAGCTCAAGAATCATCCGTGGCGCAATGGTGGCTCTATTGATGTTCAGTCCGGCCTTTTTATTTTACGGTCGATCGGGCATTCATG
Protein-coding sequences here:
- the greB gene encoding transcription elongation factor GreB, coding for MDHKKNYITPEGLAKLREEYQTLMHGERPKIVEIVQWAASNGDRSENADYQYGKKRLREIDRRVHFLTKRIEDAEVVDPKLMKGETVLFSATVTLMTEDGGELVYQIVGEDEFDPKVGKISWKSPVAKSLLGKKLGDEVKLMKPSGDEFVTIEGVEYK
- a CDS encoding YheT family hydrolase — its product is MQKLELRACEAPFWAQSGHAQTLWAHFLKSPILEDQGLSFEISLPDGDQLFCYYYPGRTDTVISLYHGLSGDMHADYMQRTAILCRQMGHTVVLVNHRGAGPGISAARHPYHSGRAEDVSEVVKALRQKFPKKKQIAVGYSMSGCIVLCLGGGFRGEHKPDGIITVNAPLNLGRGARTLGSGFNRIYDVRFVHRLRQNIDFKYRAGLIDQAYQIPWWATIYDLDQIYTAPAAGFRDREDYYDSCSAMHYLHNVDVPTYMLTAADDPFVIVQDYLDARIPANVSLHIESHGGHLGYLTKNKTSLGSHRWLDYYLGEAIQKMSLEFTAGS
- a CDS encoding glycosyltransferase family 2 protein; translation: MESSVSTPHCSLLVYLNKDAEIIPSFIQDLRSFFQKFPMRYELIALVEQGADRSFDILREQADSSGDNELLVIHRNDKKKGRALSLYQGMDLAQAPYVMILDSELASPFGDVFKLWQHLVAEEKIDVCWGDRYRKKENPFLQAVSRRAKTELLFNNILRDKYNHSLQDPLCEVIAIKKSAWLKIRGELPLQKMRGWYLTPALHHSVRLQTLSIIEIPVYDSGKTSRSYHVWGERWHLLKDAVLMNRQ